The following are encoded together in the Candidatus Kapaibacterium sp. genome:
- a CDS encoding DUF2490 domain-containing protein yields the protein MISISRKIPLFFVFIVLLYSTNNATSKDNELWAGYKWQFPLTDDLSLRFANEARLFRDITTVKQLLQDIGVRYNITDYLDATLSYRFRMKQHDPTEQQFSPFHEINLAASVDFSYKKVDFSYRARFQKEFRDDKKSNDEYFRNRIVAQTKITKQLRPFVYSELFYRLNYHKGDRFNAVRLGLGMDWKITKTTALTGSYTYEEEFNIEKPELRNIWGLEFSFNLGKGISLLD from the coding sequence ATGATTTCGATTAGCAGGAAAATTCCGCTTTTTTTCGTTTTTATAGTACTACTCTATTCTACAAATAACGCCACATCAAAAGATAACGAGTTGTGGGCTGGTTACAAATGGCAGTTTCCTTTAACTGATGATTTGAGCTTGCGATTTGCCAACGAAGCACGATTATTTAGGGACATAACAACAGTCAAACAACTGCTCCAAGACATTGGCGTGAGATATAATATAACAGATTATCTTGATGCTACTTTATCCTATCGGTTCAGGATGAAGCAGCACGACCCCACTGAGCAGCAGTTTTCGCCATTCCACGAAATAAATTTAGCGGCATCTGTAGATTTCTCGTACAAAAAAGTTGACTTTTCGTATAGGGCGCGATTCCAGAAGGAGTTTCGTGATGATAAAAAGTCAAACGATGAATATTTCAGAAATAGAATTGTAGCACAAACAAAAATTACCAAACAACTTAGACCTTTTGTATATAGTGAGCTTTTTTATAGATTGAATTATCATAAGGGCGATAGGTTCAATGCCGTTCGCTTGGGTTTGGGCATGGATTGGAAAATCACCAAAACAACAGCACTTACAGGCTCCTACACTTACGAAGAAGAATTCAATATTGAAAAACCGGAACTTAGAAATATTTGGGGTTTGGAATTTAGTTTCAATCTTGGAAAGGGTATTTCGTTACTTGATTAA
- a CDS encoding DUF4956 domain-containing protein, with product MEVPSILGFDLYSPQNYFDFIFRLTINLVAIFILARKIYFKYRPNRDYLFTLLLFNIIVFFVCFLLNKVVLSIGFAFGIFAIFSILRYRTLTIPIKEMTYIFIAISVAIINALSENIIGIAELLVINGALVLLVYLLEPGRISNELFKIIRYEKIELIKPEHHAELLADLSDRTGLQIHRVDIGRIDFLRDTALIRAYYYPSNGEISNDFD from the coding sequence ATGGAAGTACCCAGTATTTTAGGGTTTGATTTATACAGCCCCCAAAATTATTTCGATTTTATATTCAGACTTACAATCAACCTCGTAGCTATATTTATTTTGGCTCGAAAAATATATTTCAAATACAGACCTAATCGCGATTATTTGTTCACTCTTCTTTTATTCAATATCATTGTATTTTTCGTTTGTTTTTTGCTCAATAAAGTAGTTCTAAGCATTGGTTTTGCTTTCGGTATTTTCGCAATATTTTCTATCCTTCGGTACAGAACGCTAACGATTCCTATCAAGGAAATGACATACATTTTCATAGCTATTAGCGTTGCTATTATCAATGCTTTGAGTGAAAATATAATTGGAATAGCCGAATTACTTGTCATAAATGGTGCATTGGTACTGTTAGTATATTTGTTGGAGCCGGGCAGAATCAGCAATGAATTATTCAAAATCATTCGTTACGAGAAAATCGAATTAATCAAACCAGAGCATCACGCCGAATTATTAGCAGATTTGTCTGATAGAACCGGTTTGCAAATCCATAGAGTTGACATCGGCAGGATTGACTTCTTACGCGATACGGCACTCATTCGGGCATATTATTATCCTTCTAACGGAGAGATAAGCAATGATTTCGATTAG